The Triticum aestivum cultivar Chinese Spring chromosome 7B, IWGSC CS RefSeq v2.1, whole genome shotgun sequence genome window below encodes:
- the LOC123159410 gene encoding laccase-4: MAMAISSGLPAPRSLLMATLMLLIVQAQSVTRHYNFNVQMANVTRLCGTKSIVTVNGEFPGPALLAREGDRVVVRVTNRVAHNVTLHWHGIRQLRSGWADGPAYVTQCPIQTGQSYVYNFTVTGQRGTLWWHAHISWLRATVYGAIVILPKHGVSYPFPAPHKEVPVVFGEWWKADTEAVVRQALRTGGAPNISDAFTINGLPGPLYNCSAKDTFKLKVEPGKTYMLRLVNAALNDELFFSVANHTLTVIEVDAVYVKPFTVKTLIISPGQTTNVLLTAKPFYPKADFYMSAAPYSTIRPGTFDNSTVAGIIEYQKPGSPSAASFDKDLPLFKPVLPRFNDTGFVTNFTSKLRSLATPQYPAAVPRSVDKRFFFTVGLGTLPCPANTTCQGPTNKTQFAAAMNNVSLVLPSTALLQSHFTGMSRGVYGSNFPVTPLLKFNYTGAPPNNTNVAKGTKLLVLPFNASVELVMQDTSILGFESHPLHLHGFNFFVVGQGFGNYDAVNDPAKFNLIDPVERNTVGVPAGGWVAIRFLADNPGVWFMHCHLEVHTTWGLRMAWLVLDGSLPNQKLLPPPADLPKC; the protein is encoded by the exons ATGGCAATGGCTATCTCCTCCGGCCTTCCAGCTCCGCGCTCTCTCCTCATGGCGACCCTGATGCTGCTCATCGTCCAAGCCCAGAGCGTCACCAGACACTACAATTTCAAT gtgcAAATGGCGAACGTGACGAGGCTGTGCGGCACCAAGAGCATCGTGACGGTGAACGGGGAGTTCCCCGGCCCGGCGCTGCTGGCGAGGGAAGGCGACCGCGTCGTCGTCCGCGTCACCAACCGCGTCGCCCACAACGTGACGCTGCACTGGCACGGCATCCGGCAGCTGCGCAGCGGCTGGGCCGACGGGCCGGCGTACGTCACGCAGTGCCCCATCCAGACCGGCCAGAGCTACGTCTACAACTTCACCGTCACCGGGCAGCGCGGCACGCTGTGGTGGCACGCGCACATCTCCTGGCTGCGCGCCACCGTCTACGGCGCCATCGTCATCCTTCCCAAGCACGGCGTGTCTTACCCGTTCCCCGCGCCGCACAAGGAGGTTCCGGTCGTCTTCGGCGAGTGGTGGAAGGCCGACACGGAGGCGGTGGTCAGGCAGGCGCTCCGGACGGGCGGAGCACCCAATATCTCCGACGCTTTCACCATCAACGGGCTCCCTGGGCCGCTCTACAACTGCTCCGCCAAAG ACACTTTTAAACTGAAGGTGGAACCCGGGAAAACGTACATGTTGCGCCTCGTCAACGCCGCGCTCAACGACGAGCTCTTCTTCTCCGTCGCCAATCACACGCTCACCGTCATCGAGGTCGACGCCGTCTACGTCAAGCCTTTCACCGTCAAGACCCTGATCATCTCTCCTGGCCAGACCACCAATGTGCTCCTCACCGCCAAGCCGTTCTACCCCAAGGCCGACTTCTACATGTCCGCCGCGCCCTACTCCACCATCAGGCCCGGCACCTTCGACAACAGCACCGTCGCCGGCATCATCGAGTACCAAAAGCCCGGCTCCCCCTCCGCGGCAAGCTTTGACAAGGACTTGCCGCTGTTCAAGCCGGTTCTCCCGCGGTTCAACGACACGGGCTTCGTCACCAACTTCACCTCCAAGCTCCGCAGCCTCGCCACGCCCCAGTACCCGGCGGCCGTGCCACGCTCGGTGGACAAGCGGTTCTTCTTCACGGTCGGGCTGGGCACGCTCCCGTGCCCCGCGAACACGACGTGCCAGGGGCCCACCAACAAGACGCAGTTTGCGGCGGCCATGAACAACGTCTCCCTGGTGCTCCCTTCCACGGCGCTCCTCCAGTCGCACTTCACCGGCATGTCCCGGGGCGTCTACGGGTCCAACTTCCCGGTCACGCCGCTCTTGAAGTTCAACTACACGGGGGCGCCGCCGAACAACACGAACGTGGCCAAGGGGACAAAGCTCCTCGTGCTGCCGTTCAACGCGTCGGTGGAGCTGGTGATGCAGGACACGAGCATCCTCGGCTTCGAGAGCCACCCCCTGCACCTGCACGGCTTCAACTTCTTTGTGGTCGGGCAAGGGTTTGGCAACTACGACGCTGTGAATGACCCCGCCAAGTTCAACCTCATCGACCCGGTAGAGCGGAATACCGTTGGGGTGCCGGCCGGCGGGTGGGTGGCCATTCGCTTCCTCGCCGACAATCCAG GTGTATGGTTCATGCATTGCCATCTGGAGGTGCACACGACGTGGGGACTGAGAATGGCATGGCTGGTGCTAGACGGGAGCCTTCCGAACCAGAAGTTGCTCCCCCCGCCGGCCGATCTCCCAAAATGCTAG